The following coding sequences lie in one Parafrankia discariae genomic window:
- a CDS encoding HesA/MoeB/ThiF family protein, with amino-acid sequence MERSMIATRRSSPPASGPSGPSGPADQTGPVDARGASETAVSATALAPTGLAPAPVQAPAAPAAGTLAPEGAPPAQRSGGASLPGRYDRQLGLPGFGPAAQERLRGATVLVAGIGGVGGAAATYLAAAGVGRLVLVHPGALEEPDLNRQTLMRPEWIGGSRVACAEQTLRAHHPGVEIVALDRELSQLPELGRLVAEADVVVDARHNFPDRYLLNDVCVATRTPAVVAAMNATEGNMLVVRPGSPCLRCVFAEGDPSWQPLGFTVLGAVSGMVGCLAATEAIKIISGFGEPAAGRLLQFDLWDLDFQVLRARRDPHCPTCGGPSGSSQRPGPGEPQ; translated from the coding sequence ATGGAGCGCAGCATGATAGCGACCCGGCGTAGTTCGCCGCCGGCGTCCGGCCCGTCCGGCCCGTCTGGCCCGGCCGACCAGACAGGTCCGGTCGATGCCCGCGGGGCGTCCGAGACCGCGGTGTCAGCAACGGCGCTGGCACCGACGGGTCTGGCACCGGCTCCCGTCCAGGCCCCGGCCGCGCCGGCCGCCGGGACGCTCGCGCCGGAGGGCGCGCCCCCGGCGCAGCGCAGCGGGGGAGCGAGCCTGCCCGGTCGGTACGACCGGCAGCTCGGCCTGCCCGGCTTCGGCCCGGCGGCCCAGGAGCGGCTGCGCGGCGCGACCGTGCTCGTCGCGGGCATCGGCGGCGTCGGCGGGGCGGCGGCGACCTATCTCGCCGCCGCCGGGGTCGGCCGGCTGGTCCTGGTCCACCCGGGCGCGCTGGAGGAGCCCGACCTCAACCGGCAGACCCTGATGCGTCCCGAGTGGATCGGTGGCTCCCGGGTGGCCTGCGCGGAGCAGACCCTGCGCGCGCACCACCCGGGAGTCGAGATCGTCGCGCTCGACCGAGAGCTGTCCCAGCTCCCCGAGCTGGGCCGCCTCGTCGCCGAGGCGGACGTCGTCGTGGACGCCCGGCACAACTTCCCCGACCGCTACCTGCTCAACGACGTCTGCGTGGCGACCCGGACCCCGGCGGTCGTCGCCGCGATGAACGCCACCGAGGGGAACATGCTCGTCGTCCGGCCCGGGTCGCCGTGCCTGCGCTGCGTCTTCGCCGAGGGCGACCCGTCCTGGCAGCCGCTGGGCTTCACCGTCCTCGGCGCCGTGTCCGGGATGGTCGGCTGCCTCGCCGCGACCGAGGCCATAAAGATCATCTCCGGGTTCGGTGAGCCGGCGGCCGGCAGGCTGCTCCAGTTCGACCTCTGGGACCTGGACTTCCAGGTGCTGCGGGCCCGGCGCGACCCGCACTGCCCGACCTGCGGCGGACCGTCCGGCAGCAGCCAGCGGCCCGGCCCCGGGGAGCCACAGTGA